In the Gossypium raimondii isolate GPD5lz chromosome 9, ASM2569854v1, whole genome shotgun sequence genome, one interval contains:
- the LOC105800400 gene encoding transcription factor bHLH77 isoform X2, with the protein MAEGLRTAEQQWNSYPFGIEVQRNELNSASEKVGNCFFNPNWDNLMVQSGSFDSSLSSMVSSSSAISNAETVLPGYEHNMVIRKLIGRLGNDYNYSSFTSSQPLIKSNNANTPLNIIPKLNLPFSSDPGFSERAPRFSSFNGELGFNRNEFQANIPDSKRGSLLVSENIPRQNNVNSRKRKSIPSGKAEETPSMAAADSKIVAGAKRSKKDRADEEHHGNGEKHNKVKSKAAMAPMEYVHVRARRGQATDGHSLAERVRREKISERMKLLQDLVPGCNKVTGKALMLDEIINYVQSLQRQVEFLSMKFATLNPRMDINMESIVPMDMFRCCGSLPSTMFSIDSSASAFGFGYEHQQRVPMHNGEYDNAETRFFENSPNSGLRKTRDPIDDLTDANSRVGLFWDDDDLHSIVQMGFGQNQPQSYQGRLWEVKRRWKMWRRTKQCKL; encoded by the exons ATGGCTGAGGGACTACGAACAGCAGAACAACAGTGGAATTCGTATCCTTTTGGGATTGAAGTGCAAAGAAATGAACTGAATTCCGCATCAGAAAAAGTGGggaattgtttttttaatccaaattgGGATAATTTAATGGTTCAAAGTGGTTCCTTTGACTCCTCATTGAGTTCCATGGTGTCGTCTTCTTCAGCAATATCAAATGCTGAAACTGTTCTTCCTGGTTATGAACACAATATGGTGATCAGAAAATTGATTGGAAGATTAGGAAACGATTATAATTATAGTAGTTTTACTTCATCACAGCCTTTGATCAAATCCAACAATGCTAACACTCCATTGAATATAATCCCAAAGCTCAATCTTCCATTTTCTTCCGACCCTGGATTTTCTGAAAGAGCTCCTAGATTTTCCAGCTTCAATGGTGAACTTGGATTTAATAGGAATGAATTTCAAGCTAATATTCCAGATTCCAAGCGAGGATCTTTATTAGTTTCTGAAAATATCCCACGCCAAAACAATGTCAATTCCCGGAAAAGGAAATCAATTCCGAGTGGAAAAGCAGAGGAAACCCCATCAATGGCAGCTGCTGATAGCAAG ATTGTTGCTGGTGCAAAAAGAAGCAAGAAAGATAGAGCTGATGAAGAACACCATGGCAATGGTGAAAAACATAATAAGGTGAAATCAAAAGCAGCAATGGCACCAATGGAGTATGTCCATGTGAGGGCAAGAAGGGGTCAAGCTACTGATGGTCATAGCCTTGCTGAAAGA GTTCgaagagagaaaataagtgAAAGGATGAAACTTTTACAGGATCTTGTTCCAGGCTGCAACAAG GTGACTGGTAAAGCACTTATGCTTGATGAAATTATTAACTACGTGCAGTCGTTGCAGCGTCAAGTCGAG TTTCTATCTATGAAGTTCGCTACTTTGAATCCAAGAATGGATATTAACATGGAATCTATTGTACCAATGGAT ATGTTTCGATGTTGCGGATCGTTGCCGAGTACCATGTTTTCGATCGATTCTTCTGCATCTGCATTTGGTTTTGGATATGAACACCAGCAAAGGGTGCCTATGCACAATGGTGAATACGATAATGCTGAGACTCGATTCTTCGAGAATTCCCCAAATTCGGGATTGCGAAAAACTAGGGACCCCATTGATGATCTTACTGATGCTAACTCTCGG GTTGGATTATTTTGGGATGATGATGATCTACATAGCATTGTTCAAATGGGATTTGGCCAAAATCAGCCACAAAGCTACCAAG
- the LOC105800401 gene encoding protein BCCIP homolog encodes MPRKPARHHRLLPVRPLTFSPFARCVARVATPYLVKHHMHDAMQQSAGDEFKEKLKNVDRQSESSEDEEFDGVVQADFAFFDPKPDDFHGVKTLLQSYLDNKQWDLSGFVDLILGQATVGTVVKLEDDEDNGVFSIITALNLGRYKDHKCITELKEFLLNICHEKDKIGNLRSLLGDEAQKVGLLVSQCVVNLPPELLPPLYDALFDEISWATEDEPTEELRNCFRFKFYVVVSKFYKHKNANQKRSSSTDKDEAFVYIKPEDEILHKLSMWSFLFPLQTQQVATHELKNYQLTGIVMAVRAEDISSFRQQLHALINES; translated from the exons ATGCCGCGGAAACCAGCTAGGCATCATAGATTGTTACCAGTTCGGCCTTTAACTTTCTCACCATTTGCTCGTTGTGTTGCTCGAGTTGCTACTCCTTACCTGGTTAAACATCACATGCACGATGCCATGCAGCAATCTGctg GTGATGAATTTAAGGAGAAGTTAAAAAACGTAGACAGACAATCCGAGTCATCTGAGGATGAAGAATTTGAT GGAGTTGTCCAAGCAGATTTTGCATTCTTTGACCCAAAACCAGATGATTTTCATGGTGTGAAAACATTGCTGCAATCCTACCTTGATAACAAGCAATGGGATTTGAGCGGTTTTGTAGACTTGATACTGGGACAAGCCACCGTTGGAACTGTTGTTAAATTAGAGGATGATGAAGACAATGGAGTTTTTTCTATAATTACTGCCCTTAACTTGGGGAGATACAAG GATCACAAATGTATTACAGAGCTCAAGGAGTTCCTTCTTAACATATGCCATGAGAAAGATAAAATAGGAAACTTGAGATCACTTTTGGGAGATGAAGCACAGAAAGTGGGTCTCCTGGTTTCCCAATGTGTCGTGAACCTTCCTCCTGAACTCTTGCCGCCTCTTTATGATGCACTCTTTGATGAAATTTCATGGGCTACCGAAGATGAG CCCACAGAGGAGTTGCGTAATTGCTTCCGGTTCAAATTTTACGTAGTAGTAAGCAAATTTTACAAG CACAAGAATGCAAATCAGAAAAGGTCTTCAAGCACTGACAAAGATGAGGCTTTCGTATATATTAAGCCTGAAGATGAGATTTTGCATAAG CTGAGCATGTGGTCCTTCCTTTTTCCATTGCAAACTCAACAGGTTGCAACTCATGAG CTAAAAAATTACCAGCTAACAGGGATTGTTATGGCTGTCAGAGCAGAAGACATTTCCTCATTCCGACAACAATTGCATGCTTTGATAAATGAATCTTGA
- the LOC105800400 gene encoding transcription factor bHLH77 isoform X3, translating to MAEGLRTAEQQWNSYPFGIEVQRNELNSASEKVGNCFFNPNWDNLMVQSGSFDSSLSSMVSSSSAISNAETVLPGYEHNMVIRKLIGRLGNDYNYSSFTSSQPLIKSNNANTPLNIIPKLNLPFSSDPGFSERAPRFSSFNGELGFNRNEFQANIPDSKRGSLLVSENIPRQNNVNSRKRKSIPSGKAEETPSMAAADSKIVAGAKRSKKDRADEEHHGNGEKHNKVKSKAAMAPMEYVHVRARRGQATDGHSLAERVRREKISERMKLLQDLVPGCNKVTGKALMLDEIINYVQSLQRQVEFLSMKFATLNPRMDINMESIVPMDMFRCCGSLPSTMFSIDSSASAFGFGYEHQQRVPMHNGEYDNAETRFFENSPNSGLRKTRDPIDDLTDANSRVGLFWDDDDLHSIVQMGFGQNQPQSYQGSSGW from the exons ATGGCTGAGGGACTACGAACAGCAGAACAACAGTGGAATTCGTATCCTTTTGGGATTGAAGTGCAAAGAAATGAACTGAATTCCGCATCAGAAAAAGTGGggaattgtttttttaatccaaattgGGATAATTTAATGGTTCAAAGTGGTTCCTTTGACTCCTCATTGAGTTCCATGGTGTCGTCTTCTTCAGCAATATCAAATGCTGAAACTGTTCTTCCTGGTTATGAACACAATATGGTGATCAGAAAATTGATTGGAAGATTAGGAAACGATTATAATTATAGTAGTTTTACTTCATCACAGCCTTTGATCAAATCCAACAATGCTAACACTCCATTGAATATAATCCCAAAGCTCAATCTTCCATTTTCTTCCGACCCTGGATTTTCTGAAAGAGCTCCTAGATTTTCCAGCTTCAATGGTGAACTTGGATTTAATAGGAATGAATTTCAAGCTAATATTCCAGATTCCAAGCGAGGATCTTTATTAGTTTCTGAAAATATCCCACGCCAAAACAATGTCAATTCCCGGAAAAGGAAATCAATTCCGAGTGGAAAAGCAGAGGAAACCCCATCAATGGCAGCTGCTGATAGCAAG ATTGTTGCTGGTGCAAAAAGAAGCAAGAAAGATAGAGCTGATGAAGAACACCATGGCAATGGTGAAAAACATAATAAGGTGAAATCAAAAGCAGCAATGGCACCAATGGAGTATGTCCATGTGAGGGCAAGAAGGGGTCAAGCTACTGATGGTCATAGCCTTGCTGAAAGA GTTCgaagagagaaaataagtgAAAGGATGAAACTTTTACAGGATCTTGTTCCAGGCTGCAACAAG GTGACTGGTAAAGCACTTATGCTTGATGAAATTATTAACTACGTGCAGTCGTTGCAGCGTCAAGTCGAG TTTCTATCTATGAAGTTCGCTACTTTGAATCCAAGAATGGATATTAACATGGAATCTATTGTACCAATGGAT ATGTTTCGATGTTGCGGATCGTTGCCGAGTACCATGTTTTCGATCGATTCTTCTGCATCTGCATTTGGTTTTGGATATGAACACCAGCAAAGGGTGCCTATGCACAATGGTGAATACGATAATGCTGAGACTCGATTCTTCGAGAATTCCCCAAATTCGGGATTGCGAAAAACTAGGGACCCCATTGATGATCTTACTGATGCTAACTCTCGG GTTGGATTATTTTGGGATGATGATGATCTACATAGCATTGTTCAAATGGGATTTGGCCAAAATCAGCCACAAAGCTACCAAG